CTCGTCGAGCCACGGCTCGGGCAGCCAACCGCTAGCCTGCGACGCACGCTCGCGCTGCGCATGCCGCAGGCGGTCGATCGCCGTGCGCGTCGTGAGCGTGGTGAGCCATGCGACCGGTGTTTGTACCGCCTGCGTATCGGCCAGATGCCATTTGAGCCAGACGTCCTGAACCGCGTCTTCGGCTTCCGCGCGACTGCCGAGCATCCGATATGCGAGTGCCAGCAGACGGGCGCGCGCGGCCTCGAAACTGGATGCCTTGTCGATTCCGTGCTCCGTCATGCGTCGACCTCCCGATGGTGCGTAGTGAAAAAGCGGCTGTGTTGTCATGTCCGGTATTCGTAAGCTTGACGCATGGGCAACTGGCTGTGTGACAGCGCGGCGCAAAAAATTTCTGTCACACCGCCGGCCGCTGCTTCGTCAAATGAGCAAAACCGGCACATGTCACAAGGCTTCTGGCTCGCACGGCCGCCTGCACATCCCGGAATGCCCGTACCGTCCATCCTGAACGAGGAATACATGCCTTCCAGTTACCCATCTGTCTCCGGCCTGGGCCTTGTGCCCACGGTGATCGAACAATCCGGCCGGGGCGAGCGCGCCTATGACATCTACTCCCGCCTCCTTCGCGAGCGCATCGTGTTTCTTGTCGGGCCTGTGAACGAGCAGTCGGCCAGCCTGATCGTCGCGCAATTGTTGTTTCTCGAATCAGAGAACCCCGACAAGGATATTTCCTTTTACATCAACTCGCCCGGCGGTTCGGTGTACGACGGCCTTGCGATTTACGACACCATGCAGTTCATCAAGCCGGAGGTGTCGACCTTGTGCACGGGCTTTGCCGCGAGCATGGGCACCTTCCTGCTCACCGCGGGTCAACGCGGCAAACGGTATGCGCTACCCAATGCGCGCATCATGATTCACCAGCCGTCCGGCGGCGGTCAGGGCACCGCGGCGGACATCGAAATCCAGGCGAAGGAGGTGCTGTATGTGCGAGCGCGTCTCAATGCGATGATGGCCGAGCGCACCGGACGCAGCATCGAAGAGATCGCGCGCGACACCGACCGCGACAACTTCATGTCGGCGCTCGAAGCGAGGGAATATGGATTGATCGATGACGTGCTGGAAGCTCGCGCGACGTGGAACAACGAAGGTCGCCGCGACACCGTGTAACGAGACTGACATGGAGCCGCTTGCCGGACCGCCGGTTGAACCGCTTGCTGCCAATTCCCTCTTGCCGAGCGGTGCGCGCGCACCACAAAAGCTGCTCACCTTCGCTGGAATCGCTATCATGTCGCGATTCGTCGAGTTCGACGATCGCTTCAATGGAGATAGATATGGCGTCATCCAACGAAAACGTCAGCATGGCGCTGTTTTGCGACTTCGAAAATGTCGCGCTTGGCGTGCGCGACGCGAAATACGACAAGTTCGACATCAAGTTAGTGCTCGAACGGCTGCTGCTGAAGGGCAGCATCGTCGTCAAGAAAGCGTATTGCGACTGGGATCGCTACAAGAGTTTCAAAGGCGCAATGCACGAAGCCAATTTCGAGTTGATCGAAATTCCGCACGTGCGCCAATCGGGCAAGAATTCCGCCGACATTCGGCTCGTCGTCGATGCGCTCGATCTCTGTTACACGAAATCGCACGTCAACACGTTCGTCATCATCAGTGGTGATTCCGACTTCTCGCCGCTCGTGTCAAAGCTGCGCGAAAACGCCAAACAGGTAATCGGCGTGGGTGTACAACAGTCCACCTCCGATCTGCTGATTGCGAATTGCGACGAATTCTTCTTTTACGACGATCTGGTACGCGAAAGTCAGCGCGCAGTCGTGAGGCGCGAATCGTCGCGCCAGCAGCAAGGCGCCCAACAGGCCGCCAAACGTACGTCTGACGAAGAGAAGGCCCCGCCCAAAGAGGATCTGGAAAAGCGCCGCACCAAGGCCGTTGAAATTGCGGTGCAAACCTTCGACGCGCTCGCTTCCGAACGTGGCGACAGCGGCAAGATCTGGGCGTCCGTGCTGAAAAATGCGATTAAACGGCGCAAACCGGATTTCAACGAGACGTACTACGGTTTTCGCGCTTTCGGCAATCTGCTGGAAGAAGCGCAAGCGCGCGGGCTGCTCGAATTCGGCCGCGACGAGAAGTCAGGCGCGTACGTTTATCGAAGCGCAGCTGTGAACGTCGCCGGTGAAACCGAAAGTGAAAGCGAAACCATCGGTGAAACAGTGACGGGGTCGGCGGAAACCGGGTCGGCCGAAGCAGTATCCGCTGAACCGCCAGCCGAACATTCGTATGAAGCGCAGGCTGCGCAAGCGGCCGCTTCGGAGTCGGGTGGCAAGCACAAGTCGCGGCGCAAGGACCGCAACAATCCTAAGGCGCGCCGGGGTCAGCAGGAGGCCGCGCATGCCCAGCGCAGTCACCACGAAGCGGCTGATGAAGCCCCCGCGGCTACCGCACCGGCTCGCACCGAACACGCGGAACACGCCGAACCGGCACACCGGCAGGACCCTCATGTACATGCGCCGCTCGCGCACGAGTTCGTCGCTGAACAGGTAGCTCAGGAGCCCGAAGGTCACTCTGTGACAGCGCAAGCGGATACAGCCGCTGAACAAGTCGTGTTCGGCCACGAAACCCACTCAACCATCGACAGCGACCATCCCGCGCAGCGTCAAAGCCCCAAAAAGCGCGCATCGCGCAAAACGGCCGCAAGGAAAGTCAAGAAAAGCACGCCGCGCACGATCGATGAAGCACCTGAGATTGCCGCGCCGGCCGAAGCCGCTGCGCCGGCAGTCAGCCCGGAAGAAGTGCCCGAGGCCACCAGGCAAGCCGCCCGTAAAACGGCGTCGTCTCGCGGGCGTCGTCCGCGTAAAGCGGCGTCAACGGACAACACCGAGTGAGCAGCGGTACAGGTTTGACGAGCGTTGCTAAAAGTTGCGGCGCAGCCGTACCACGCATTTCACCCGCGATACGAGCCGGCAATGCCGGACAAGCAAGCCGGCTTGGCCCCACAATCACCGCTCAGTAAGCCGGATAAGGCGCATACATGACCGGCGGAGGCGGCGCGTAATAAGGAGGGGGTGCGACATAGACCGGCTGCGTCGAATAGTAAGGCTGCGGCTGAACGATCGTCTCGCCTTTCGAAGTCATACACTGGGCGTAGGCGGTGTCGTAGCGGGCCTGCATGCCGGCGGCCGAATACTGGGCGCCATTCGCGCCGTTCGCGCCTCCGATGAGCAGGCCGCTGCCCGCGCCGATCGCCGCGCCCGCGCCGGCGTTGCCCGCCGCCGCACCGAGCAGTGCGCCGACCGCTGCGCCGCCGAGCGTGCCGAGCGCCGCGCTGTTCACGCTATTCGTGGTGGCGGCCTGCGCTGCGCCGGACGGATTCGTCGATTGATTCGCGTAGTCGCGGCATGCGTAGTCGTTTTGCTGGAACTGGCTGAGAGGCTCGCCGCTATGCGGCATGGCGACCACGCTCGGGCCGCTCGGCGGCGCGACTGCACAACCGCCTAACGCAAGTGCAATGACGGCGGCGGGAATCGCCAGGCTGATCGTTTTATTGCTGGGAATCATGGTAGTGCACTTCGGGAGATTGGAATTCAAACGTTAGGCTAACCGCACAATTCCGTGGTTACGGCTTCGTTACAGAAAGTTTGTTGCGCAGCCGGCTTGCCCGTTGCCGGCTGTGTGTCGACGCGGTGACCGGGTACGTTAGGTCAGGTCATGCTTGTAAATCAGTGTAATCAAATGACGAGAAGCGCCACTGCCAGCCCGGGAAGTCGACAGGCGATGGCCGGGGCCATCTCCATCGACACATGCCGACGAGTTCTGACTCGGACGGTTAGCCGCAGCTCACGCTGCCACGCGCCGGTTGCAGAGCGGTTACCAACTGTGACAATCTTCTTTCAGAAGCGCGCCAAGAACGACACCCGCCCGTAGTTTGCGCGAGCGGCACCGATTCCTCGCCTTGCAATCGCGTCAAAAAACAGAAAGCCCTCGCAATGGAGGGCTTTCGTCTTTCGCTTCCCGCTTCGATCGCGACCGCAGGGATCACAACCTCAGTCGGCAAGCGGCAACCGGCAATCTCAAGCGAAGTTCTTCGCTGCAAAATCCCAGTTGACGATGTTCCAGTACGCCTCGACGAACTTCGGGCGCGCATTGCGATAGTCGATGTAGTAAGCGTGCTCCCATACGTCGATCGTCAGCAGTGCCTTGGCGTCGGTGGTGAGCGGCGTGGCAGCGTTGCTGGTCGACACGAGGTCGAGCGAACCATCAGCTTTCTTCACGAGCCATGCCCAGCCGGAGCCGAACGTGCCGACTGCCGTCTTCGCAAACTCTTCCTTGAACTTGTCGAACGAACCCCACTTCGCGTTGATCGCGTCAGCCAGCGCGCCGGTCGGTGCGCCGCCACCTTGCGGCGACAGGCTGTTCCAGAAGAACGTGTGGTTCCACACCTGAGCCGAGTTGTTGAAGATGCCGCCCGAGGACTTCTTGACGATTTCTTCCAGCGACAGGCTCTCGAATTCCGTGCCCTTGATCAGATTGTTCAGATTGGTCACATAGGTCTGGTGATGCTTGCCATAGTGAAACTCGAGCGTCTCTTCCGACATGTGCGGAGCGAGCGCATTTTTCGCAAACGGCAGGGGCGGGAGCGTATGTTCCATGGTGCTTTCCTTCTCTGTATCTGTTGTGGGGAGTCTGCGGATGACGCTATCGAGCACTCGATTGTAGGCGAGTTGGAATAACCCCGCAAACCAACGGCCTTTGTGTCCGGCATGGCAAACATGCGGTGCGCAAGACCCTCGGGACGTGCCTGCATTGGCCGTGCCCGGTCGTCGGAACTCAGGGAGCGGGCGCCCGCGGGCACCCGCGAGACCTCACAAACCGTCGGTCAGACGCGCCTGCACGTCGGCGAGCGCGACGTCGGCCGAGCCTTCGGCGAGATGCATCGTCAAACGACGTCCGGGTTTCAGCGACGAAGGCGTGCGGATCGCCCGACCGCTTTGCGCATCGAGCACGGCCGCATAGCCGCGCTCGAGCGTGCGCTGAGGGCTCAGCACGGCGAGTCGCGCGCTCAGCATGTCGATGCGCGCGACCTGACGTTCATGCTGGCGCGATAGCGCCGCATTCAGGCGCTGCGTCAGCGCATTGACACGGGCGCGCTCGGCCGCGAGATCCGGACGCCAGCGTTGCCAGCGCATCTGCAGCAGCGAGAATCGCGCACGCGCGTCGCGCACCGGCCGCGCGCCCGCCGACGCGAGCCGCACGCGCAACTGCTGCAGATGCGTGCGCTGCCGCGCGAGCCGCTCTCCCGGCGACACGAGCCGGCGTGCGAGCCAGTCGAGCTGCTGCGCGCGCCGCTCCATCATGCGGCCGAACGCGCGCGCGAGTGTCGCGTGCCGATGATCGAGTTCGCGCAGCAGCATGACGCGCTGCGGACTCACGAGCTCCGCGGCACCGGTCGGGGTCGGCGCGCGTACGTCGGCGGCGAAATCGGCAATCGTAAAATCGGTCTCGTGACCGACGCCGCTCACCACGGGGATGACGCTTTCCGCAATCGCGCGCGCGAGCACTTCTTCGTTAAACGCCCAGAGGTCTTCGATCGAGCCGCCGCCGCGACATAAGATCAGCACGTCGACCTCGCGGCGCGCGCCGGCCGCCTCGACCATCGCCGCGAGCTTCGCGCTGACGCCCGCGCCCTGCACCGGTGCCGGATAAACGATCACCGGAATGTGCGGCGCACGGCGCGACAGCGTCGTCAGCACGTCGCGCAATGCGGCGGCTTGCAACGACGTGACGATGCCGATCGCGCGCGGATGGGTCGGCAGCGCGCGCTTGCGCTCCGCGGCGAACAGCCCCTCGGCCTCGAGTTGCGCCTTCAACCGCAAAAACGCTTCGTACAGACGCCCCTGTCCAGTGCGGCGCACCGCTTCGACATTCAGCTGCAGTTCGCCGCGCGGTTCGTACATCGTGACGAGCGCGCGCACCTCGATGCGATCGCCTTCGCGTGGCATGAATTCGGCGTACTGCGCGCGACCGCGGAACATCACGCAGCGCATCTGCGCCTGCGCGTCCTTGATGGAAAAATACCAGTGGCCGCTCGCCGCGCGGGTGAAGTTCGACACCTCACCCGCGACCCAGACGAGCGGAAACGAGCGTTCGAGCATCGTGCCGATCGCACGGTTGAGCGCGGAGACGGGAACGACGACCTCACCGCCTGGGGAGGCCGCCGAAGCAAAAGGATTTTCGGGATTCATGCGAGGAATAAGTAGCGCTGGCCGGACAGACGATAGACCGAGCGACGAGCCGCGTCCAGCCGGAATCGCAGCATTGTTAAAAGTGTCCACATGGCGGGAACCGCCTGACGAATTCCGCCAGACGCCCGCCAAGGAAAATAAATCCCAGGCAGGCCGTTGATTTATATGGAATTTACTTTTCAACAGCGAGCGAGCACTGCGGGCCGAAGCACATGGAATGGCCGTTTCGGGTCATCGCATGGCAGGTTCTCCACAAAGTTATCCACAGACTGTGGGCAACCCCACATAAGGTGCGGCCGCCTGTGTGACGCCCCGCGCGACTTGCGGGGCGGGACGCCCGCGCGATAGAGTGGCGGGTTCGACGGCATGCCGATCGCACAGTGCAGCGAACAGCTTGCCGGCCCAGGACCATCACGCGCGAGCCCTTTCGCCACGTCGCTCGCACCTCATTTTTCGACCGTATTCGCATTCGATTGCCCGGAGAACCGCGTTCATGTCGATCCCGCGTAGTGCGTACGGCGCGCAGTCCGTGCGCGCAAACCGCCCATGAGCGAACTCAACCACCGACTCGAAGCGCGCCTCGCGCGCGAATGGCAGCAACGCGGCCCGTTCGCCTGGGCGCTGACGCCGCTCGCCTGCGTGTTCGGCGCAATCGCGGCCGCGCGCCGCGCCGCCTTTTCTCTCGGCTGGCTCAAGTCGGTGCGCATCGGCGTGCCGGTGGTGGTCGTCGGCAACGTGACGGTCGGCGGCACCGGCAAGACGCCGACCGTCATCGCGCTCGTCGAAGCGTTGCGCGCCGCGGGCTTCACGCCTGGCATCGTGTCGCGGGGCTACGGCGCGCGCGTGGGCACGCCGACCCAGGTCACGCCCGGTTCGTCGGCGGGCGTCGGCGGGGACGAGCCGCTGCTGATCGCGCGCCGCACCGGCGCACCGGTGTGGGTCTGTCCGGATCGCGTCGCGGCCGCCCAGGCGCTGTGCGCCGCGCGCGGCGACGTCGACGTGATCGTCAGCGACGACGGCCTGCAGCACTATCGGCTGGCGCGCGACGTCGAACTGGTCGTGTTCGATCACCGGCTCGGCGGCAACGGCTTCCTGCTGCCGGCCGGACCGCTGCGCGAGCCGCTGTCGCGCCGCCGCGACGCGACACTGATCAACGATCCGTACGCGCGCACGCTGCCCGCGTGGCCGAACACGTTCGCACTGCAGCTCGCTCCCGCCGACGCGTGGCATCTCGACCATCCCGCGCTGCGCCGCCCGCTCGCGCAGTTCGCCGGTCAACGCGTGCTGGCCGCCGCCGGCATCGGCGCGCCGGAACGCTTTTTCGCGACACTGCGTGCGGCCGGCCTCGCGCCCACGACGCGCGCGCTGCCCGATCACTACGCGTTCGAGCGCAATCCTTTCACCGATGTCGACGCCGATGCGATCCTGATCACCGAAAAGGATGCGGTAAAATTGGGGGCCTGGCACGACGCGCGCATCTGGGTAGTCCCGGTCGAAGCCGCGCTTGATCATCGCCTCACTGCATTAGTTGTGGAGAAAGTCCGTGGACGCTCGCCTGCTTGAAATCCTCGTATGCCCGATCTGCAAGGGCCCGCTCAGCTACGACCGCGCCGCGCAGGAGCTGATCTGCAACGCGGACAAGCTCGCCTATCCGATCCGCGACGGCATTCCCGTCATGCTCGTCGACGAAGCACGGCAGACCGTCGAAGGCACCCCCGTCGATCTGAATCCCGGCTCGGTCGCCTGACCCGCAGCGGCGCTGCAGCGTGAGGCGCCGCGTCGTCTGGCTCATGCGAGAACCACGGCGAGCTCCGATGTGAATGCCCGCCGCGCACGGACTGCGCAATCGATCCGCCGCCGTTTTCGCCGCTTCCGCTTATGTCCGACTCTGCGTGCGCGCCGCGCGCGCAGCCTCTTCCCCCGCCTTGATCGCCGCTCGTCCTTGATCCGATGACCCACACCGCCGCTCATCCGTTTATCGCCGTCGTACCCGCCCGCCTCGCGTCGACGCGTCTGCCCAGCAAGCCGCTCGCGGACATCGGCGGCAAGCCGATGGTCGTGCGCGTTGCGGAGCGCGCGCGCGAATCAGGCGCGCAGCAGGTGCTGGTTGCGTCGGACGCGCAAGAAGTGCTCGACGCGGCGCACGAGCACGGCTTCGAAGCAGTGCTCACGCGCGCCAATCATCCGTCTGGCACGGACCGTCTCGCGGAGGTGGCAACGCGCTTTGGCTGGAGCGACGACACGATCGTCGTCAACGTGCAGGGCGACGAGCCGCTGATCGACCCAGCGCTCGTGCGCGGCGTCGCCGCGCATCTGGCGACGACGATCGACTGCGCGATCGCGACGGCCGCGCATCCGATCACCGATCCCGCCGACATATTCAATCCGAACGTCGTCAAGGTCGTGCCCGACGCGCGAGGCGTCGCGCTGTATTTCTCGCGCGCGCCGATCCCGTGGGCGCGCGACGCGTGGCAGCCGCATTGGCCCAACGTCGCGTCCATGCCCACGCCGCCCGCGCCTGCCGTGGTGTACCGGCACATCGGCCTGTACGCGTATCGCGCGAAATTCCTGCGCACGTACCCGACTCTCGCGATCTCGCCGATCGAGCAAGTGGAAGCGCTCGAACAGCTGCGCGCGATGTGGCATGGCGAGCGCATCGCCGTACTCGTCACACATGACGTGCCGTTGCCCGGCGTCGATACCCCTGCCGATCTCGCCCGCGTACG
Above is a window of Paraburkholderia sprentiae WSM5005 DNA encoding:
- the sodB gene encoding superoxide dismutase [Fe] codes for the protein MEHTLPPLPFAKNALAPHMSEETLEFHYGKHHQTYVTNLNNLIKGTEFESLSLEEIVKKSSGGIFNNSAQVWNHTFFWNSLSPQGGGAPTGALADAINAKWGSFDKFKEEFAKTAVGTFGSGWAWLVKKADGSLDLVSTSNAATPLTTDAKALLTIDVWEHAYYIDYRNARPKFVEAYWNIVNWDFAAKNFA
- a CDS encoding NYN domain-containing protein, with protein sequence MASSNENVSMALFCDFENVALGVRDAKYDKFDIKLVLERLLLKGSIVVKKAYCDWDRYKSFKGAMHEANFELIEIPHVRQSGKNSADIRLVVDALDLCYTKSHVNTFVIISGDSDFSPLVSKLRENAKQVIGVGVQQSTSDLLIANCDEFFFYDDLVRESQRAVVRRESSRQQQGAQQAAKRTSDEEKAPPKEDLEKRRTKAVEIAVQTFDALASERGDSGKIWASVLKNAIKRRKPDFNETYYGFRAFGNLLEEAQARGLLEFGRDEKSGAYVYRSAAVNVAGETESESETIGETVTGSAETGSAEAVSAEPPAEHSYEAQAAQAAASESGGKHKSRRKDRNNPKARRGQQEAAHAQRSHHEAADEAPAATAPARTEHAEHAEPAHRQDPHVHAPLAHEFVAEQVAQEPEGHSVTAQADTAAEQVVFGHETHSTIDSDHPAQRQSPKKRASRKTAARKVKKSTPRTIDEAPEIAAPAEAAAPAVSPEEVPEATRQAARKTASSRGRRPRKAASTDNTE
- a CDS encoding glycine zipper family protein, encoding MIPSNKTISLAIPAAVIALALGGCAVAPPSGPSVVAMPHSGEPLSQFQQNDYACRDYANQSTNPSGAAQAATTNSVNSAALGTLGGAAVGALLGAAAGNAGAGAAIGAGSGLLIGGANGANGAQYSAAGMQARYDTAYAQCMTSKGETIVQPQPYYSTQPVYVAPPPYYAPPPPVMYAPYPAY
- the xseA gene encoding exodeoxyribonuclease VII large subunit is translated as MNPENPFASAASPGGEVVVPVSALNRAIGTMLERSFPLVWVAGEVSNFTRAASGHWYFSIKDAQAQMRCVMFRGRAQYAEFMPREGDRIEVRALVTMYEPRGELQLNVEAVRRTGQGRLYEAFLRLKAQLEAEGLFAAERKRALPTHPRAIGIVTSLQAAALRDVLTTLSRRAPHIPVIVYPAPVQGAGVSAKLAAMVEAAGARREVDVLILCRGGGSIEDLWAFNEEVLARAIAESVIPVVSGVGHETDFTIADFAADVRAPTPTGAAELVSPQRVMLLRELDHRHATLARAFGRMMERRAQQLDWLARRLVSPGERLARQRTHLQQLRVRLASAGARPVRDARARFSLLQMRWQRWRPDLAAERARVNALTQRLNAALSRQHERQVARIDMLSARLAVLSPQRTLERGYAAVLDAQSGRAIRTPSSLKPGRRLTMHLAEGSADVALADVQARLTDGL
- the kdsB gene encoding 3-deoxy-manno-octulosonate cytidylyltransferase, which produces MTHTAAHPFIAVVPARLASTRLPSKPLADIGGKPMVVRVAERARESGAQQVLVASDAQEVLDAAHEHGFEAVLTRANHPSGTDRLAEVATRFGWSDDTIVVNVQGDEPLIDPALVRGVAAHLATTIDCAIATAAHPITDPADIFNPNVVKVVPDARGVALYFSRAPIPWARDAWQPHWPNVASMPTPPAPAVVYRHIGLYAYRAKFLRTYPTLAISPIEQVEALEQLRAMWHGERIAVLVTHDVPLPGVDTPADLARVRALFGS
- a CDS encoding Trm112 family protein; translated protein: MDARLLEILVCPICKGPLSYDRAAQELICNADKLAYPIRDGIPVMLVDEARQTVEGTPVDLNPGSVA
- the clpP gene encoding ATP-dependent Clp endopeptidase proteolytic subunit ClpP, whose protein sequence is MPSSYPSVSGLGLVPTVIEQSGRGERAYDIYSRLLRERIVFLVGPVNEQSASLIVAQLLFLESENPDKDISFYINSPGGSVYDGLAIYDTMQFIKPEVSTLCTGFAASMGTFLLTAGQRGKRYALPNARIMIHQPSGGGQGTAADIEIQAKEVLYVRARLNAMMAERTGRSIEEIARDTDRDNFMSALEAREYGLIDDVLEARATWNNEGRRDTV
- the lpxK gene encoding tetraacyldisaccharide 4'-kinase — its product is MSELNHRLEARLAREWQQRGPFAWALTPLACVFGAIAAARRAAFSLGWLKSVRIGVPVVVVGNVTVGGTGKTPTVIALVEALRAAGFTPGIVSRGYGARVGTPTQVTPGSSAGVGGDEPLLIARRTGAPVWVCPDRVAAAQALCAARGDVDVIVSDDGLQHYRLARDVELVVFDHRLGGNGFLLPAGPLREPLSRRRDATLINDPYARTLPAWPNTFALQLAPADAWHLDHPALRRPLAQFAGQRVLAAAGIGAPERFFATLRAAGLAPTTRALPDHYAFERNPFTDVDADAILITEKDAVKLGAWHDARIWVVPVEAALDHRLTALVVEKVRGRSPA